Proteins co-encoded in one Coregonus clupeaformis isolate EN_2021a chromosome 17, ASM2061545v1, whole genome shotgun sequence genomic window:
- the LOC121562361 gene encoding cytochrome P450 4B1-like isoform X2, which translates to MELFETLTLDSYRIHHLVAIFSLVYVILKIAKLIVKRNEWIRALEKFPGPPKHWLFGHVQEFKQDGTDMDKVVQWGESYPLAFPMWFGPFVSFLNIHHPDYVKTILASTEPKDDLSYRFLIPWIGDGLLVSKGQKWFRHRRLLTPGFHYDVLKPYVKLMADSAKTMLDKWETHSKSDESFELFEHVSLMTLDSIMKCAFSSNTNCQTVRGGESGTNSYIKAVYELSDLVNVRFRTFPYHSEWIFQLSPHGYKYRKACNVAHSHTEEIIRKRKEALKDEKELGRIQAKRNLDFLDILLCARDEDQQGLSDEAIRAEVDTFMFEGHDTTASGISWTLYSLACNPEHQQICRDEVISALEGRNTMEWEDLSQIPYTTMCIKESLRLYPPVPGMSRKITKPMTFFDGRTVPEGCLVGTSIFGIHRNATVWENPNAFDPLRFLPENSAKRSPHAFVPFSAGPRNCIGQNFAMNEMKVVVAQTLRRYQLTEDPMKKPKMIPRLVLRSLNGIHLKIKPVDLEP; encoded by the exons ATGGAGTTATTTGAAACGTTGACGCTGGATTCCTATCGCATTCATCACTTGGTTGCAATATTTAGCTTGGTCTATGTTATTCTTAAAATCGCAAAACTTATTGTCAAAAGGAATGAATGGATTCGGGCGCTCGAGAAATTCCCAGGACCACCAAAACACTGGCTTTTCGGGCATGTCCAAGAG TTTAAACAAGATGGGACCGATATGGATAAGGTTGTCCAATGGGGAGAATCGTACCCCCTTGCATTTCCAATGTGGTTTGGTCCATTTGTTTCCTTCCTCAATATTCACCACCCAGATTATGTCAAAACCATCCTGGCATCAACAG AGCCCAAAGATGACCTTTCATATAGATTTCTTATTCCATGGATAG ggGATGGTTTACTGGTGTCTAAAGGTCAGAAATGGTTCCGCCACAGAAGACTCCTGACACCTGGCTTCCATTACGATGTTTTAAAGCCCTATGTCAAACTGATGGCTGATTCTGCCAAAACTATGCTG GACAAATGGGAGACTCACTCAAAATCCGACGAGTCATTTGAGTTATTTGAGCATGTGAGCCTCATGACACTGGACAGCATTATGAAGTGTGCCTTCAGCTCCAACACTAACTGCCAGACAgtgcgagggggagagag TGGAACCAACTCGTACATCAAGGCTGTGTACGAGCTCAGTGATCTGGTGAATGTCCGCTTCCGGACCTTTCCCTACCACAGCGAGTGGATTTTCCAACTTAGCCCACATGGGTACAAATACAGGAAAGCATGCAATGTTGCACACAGTCATACAG AGGAAATCATACGAAAGCGAAAAGAAGCCTTGAAGGACGAAAAGGAACTGGGCAGGATACAGGCTAAGAGAAACCTGGACTTTCTGGATATACTGCTCTGCGCGCGA GACGAGGACCAGCAGGGGCTGTCGGATGAGGCTATCCGAGCGGAGGTGGACACCTTCATGTTCGAGGGCCACGACACTACTGCCAGTGGGATCTCCTGGACCCTGTACAGCCTGGCCTGCAACCCGGAGCACCAGCAGATCTGCAGGGACGAGGTCATCAGCGCCCTGGAGGGGAGGAACACCATGGAATG GGAAGATCTCAGTCAAATACCGTACACAACCATGTGTATAAAGGAATCCCTCCGCCTCTACCCTCCCGTACCCGGGATGTCCAGGAAGATAACCAAACCCATGACGTTCTTCGATGGGAGGACTGTGCCTGAAG GTTGTCTTGTTGGAACCAGCATTTTTGGCATTCATAGGAACGCAACCGTTTGGGAGAACCCTAAC GCATTCGACCCACTCCGATTTCTGCCTGAGAACTCTGCAAAAAGATCACCCCATGCCTTTGTCCCCTTCTCTGCTGGCCCGAG AAACTGCATTGGGCAGAACTTTGCCATGAATGAGATGAAGGTGGTGGTGGCACAGACACTGAGGCGATATCAGCTGACCGAGGACCCAATGAAGAAACCAAAAATGATTCCAAGACTGGTGCTCCGCTCACTCAATGGGATCCATCTGAAAATCAAACCTGTCGATCTTGAACCATAA
- the LOC121562361 gene encoding cytochrome P450 4B1-like isoform X1 — MELFETLTLDSYRIHHLVAIFSLVYVILKIAKLIVKRNEWIRALEKFPGPPKHWLFGHVQEFKQDGTDMDKVVQWGESYPLAFPMWFGPFVSFLNIHHPDYVKTILASTEPKDDLSYRFLIPWIGDGLLVSKGQKWFRHRRLLTPGFHYDVLKPYVKLMADSAKTMLDKWETHSKSDESFELFEHVSLMTLDSIMKCAFSSNTNCQTVRGGESGTNSYIKAVYELSDLVNVRFRTFPYHSEWIFQLSPHGYKYRKACNVAHSHTEEIIRKRKEALKDEKELGRIQAKRNLDFLDILLCARDEDQQGLSDEAIRAEVDTFMFEGHDTTASGISWTLYSLACNPEHQQICRDEVISALEGRNTMEWEDLSQIPYTTMCIKESLRLYPPVPGMSRKITKPMTFFDGRTVPEGKGCLVGTSIFGIHRNATVWENPNAFDPLRFLPENSAKRSPHAFVPFSAGPRNCIGQNFAMNEMKVVVAQTLRRYQLTEDPMKKPKMIPRLVLRSLNGIHLKIKPVDLEP; from the exons ATGGAGTTATTTGAAACGTTGACGCTGGATTCCTATCGCATTCATCACTTGGTTGCAATATTTAGCTTGGTCTATGTTATTCTTAAAATCGCAAAACTTATTGTCAAAAGGAATGAATGGATTCGGGCGCTCGAGAAATTCCCAGGACCACCAAAACACTGGCTTTTCGGGCATGTCCAAGAG TTTAAACAAGATGGGACCGATATGGATAAGGTTGTCCAATGGGGAGAATCGTACCCCCTTGCATTTCCAATGTGGTTTGGTCCATTTGTTTCCTTCCTCAATATTCACCACCCAGATTATGTCAAAACCATCCTGGCATCAACAG AGCCCAAAGATGACCTTTCATATAGATTTCTTATTCCATGGATAG ggGATGGTTTACTGGTGTCTAAAGGTCAGAAATGGTTCCGCCACAGAAGACTCCTGACACCTGGCTTCCATTACGATGTTTTAAAGCCCTATGTCAAACTGATGGCTGATTCTGCCAAAACTATGCTG GACAAATGGGAGACTCACTCAAAATCCGACGAGTCATTTGAGTTATTTGAGCATGTGAGCCTCATGACACTGGACAGCATTATGAAGTGTGCCTTCAGCTCCAACACTAACTGCCAGACAgtgcgagggggagagag TGGAACCAACTCGTACATCAAGGCTGTGTACGAGCTCAGTGATCTGGTGAATGTCCGCTTCCGGACCTTTCCCTACCACAGCGAGTGGATTTTCCAACTTAGCCCACATGGGTACAAATACAGGAAAGCATGCAATGTTGCACACAGTCATACAG AGGAAATCATACGAAAGCGAAAAGAAGCCTTGAAGGACGAAAAGGAACTGGGCAGGATACAGGCTAAGAGAAACCTGGACTTTCTGGATATACTGCTCTGCGCGCGA GACGAGGACCAGCAGGGGCTGTCGGATGAGGCTATCCGAGCGGAGGTGGACACCTTCATGTTCGAGGGCCACGACACTACTGCCAGTGGGATCTCCTGGACCCTGTACAGCCTGGCCTGCAACCCGGAGCACCAGCAGATCTGCAGGGACGAGGTCATCAGCGCCCTGGAGGGGAGGAACACCATGGAATG GGAAGATCTCAGTCAAATACCGTACACAACCATGTGTATAAAGGAATCCCTCCGCCTCTACCCTCCCGTACCCGGGATGTCCAGGAAGATAACCAAACCCATGACGTTCTTCGATGGGAGGACTGTGCCTGAAGgtaaag GTTGTCTTGTTGGAACCAGCATTTTTGGCATTCATAGGAACGCAACCGTTTGGGAGAACCCTAAC GCATTCGACCCACTCCGATTTCTGCCTGAGAACTCTGCAAAAAGATCACCCCATGCCTTTGTCCCCTTCTCTGCTGGCCCGAG AAACTGCATTGGGCAGAACTTTGCCATGAATGAGATGAAGGTGGTGGTGGCACAGACACTGAGGCGATATCAGCTGACCGAGGACCCAATGAAGAAACCAAAAATGATTCCAAGACTGGTGCTCCGCTCACTCAATGGGATCCATCTGAAAATCAAACCTGTCGATCTTGAACCATAA
- the LOC121562364 gene encoding nuclear inhibitor of protein phosphatase 1, translated as MATNATATNLPSFDCPTWAGKPPPGLHLDVMKGDKMVEKLIIDEKKYYLFGRNPDMCDFTIDHQSCSRVHAALVYHKHLKRVFLIDNNSTHGTFLGHIRLEPHKPQQVPIDSTMSFGASTRAYTIREKPQSQQGTNAATGDSKAGEDEEGSKGLLGLPEEETELENLTEFNTAHNKRISTLTIEEGNLEIQRPKRKRRNSRVTFNEDDEVINPEDIDPSVGRFRNMVQTAVVPIKKQKMERHGSLSMDDVVTRRIHNYTFGGGLYGDLPPTSHEGHPAGTPSGATILGGLPLPFPNPAPEVNLAPDAPQPPVTLNPVPISGPYPSEALNEPRKKKYAKEAWPGKKPTPSLLI; from the exons ATGGCGACTAATGCAACTGCTACAAACTTACCATCTTTTGATTGTCCAACATG GGCAGGCAAGCCCCCTCCAGGACTCCATTTGGACGTGATGAAAGGTGACAAAATGGTCGAG AAACTGATCATCGACGAGAAGAAGTACTACTTATTCGGGAGGAATCCGGACATGTGTGACTTCACCATCGACCACCAGTCATGTTCACGCGTGCATGCTGCCCTGGTCTACCACAAGCATCTGAAGAGGGTGTTCCTTATTGACAACAACAGCA CGCATGGTACCTTCCTGGGACACATCCGCCTGGAGCCCCACAAGCCTCAGCAGGTCCCCATAGACTCCACCATGTCGTTTGGGGCATCCACACGAGCCTACACCATCCGGGAGAAACCTCAGAGCCAGCAAGGAACCAATGCCGCCACGGGGGACAGCAAGGCCggggaggatgaggaggggtCTAAGGGTCTTTTAGGATTACCAGAGGAGGAGACCGAGCtagag AACCTGACAGAGTTCAACACGGCCCACAACAAGCGCATCTCCACCCTGACCATCGAGGAGGGCAACCTAGAGATCCAGAGACCCAAGAGGAAGAGGCGGAACTCCCGAGTCACCTTTAACGAGGACGATGAGGTCATCAACCCAG AGGACATTGACCCCTCAGTTGGGCGCTTCAGGAACATGGTGCAGACTGCTGTCGTCCCTATAAAG AAACAGAAAATGGAGAGGCACGGCTCACTTAGTATGGACGATGTTGTGACAAGGCGCATCCACAACTACACCTTCGGCGGCGGCCTTTACGGGGACCTGCCACCCACCAGCCACGAGGGCCACCCTGCCGGGACCCCGAGCGGCGCCACTATCCTGGGGGGTCTCCCGCTGCCCTTCCCCAACCCGGCCCCAGAGGTGAACCTAGCCCCTGACGCCCCCCAGCCACCTGTCACCCTCAACCCTGTCCCCATCTCAGGCCCCTATCCTTCCGAGGCCCTCAACGAGCCCCGCAAGAAAAAGTACGCCAAAGAGGCATGGCCAGGCAAGAAGCCCACCCCCTCCCTACTAATCTAA
- the LOC121562362 gene encoding protein THEMIS2 isoform X2 produces MAGTETVMSLQELIASLDQTCLPRILQVCSGVYFQGSVYELSGSEVCLSTGDLVKVINIELLSVSCEDISNNENFELPLNHADLFKLVPEEMPYSTVEEMVSLRPVGLDTCLPFTFTSRCELTFENFTLGAGRAVTMLSIEQQDGGEESRVRCQLRGQQGASAEVLVPFSCRGEFYECESDQTYTLQEIMSSPHLCSRHFCFSKKTKYGGSLVFSPIYQVQAIMHLRKNIVKFPSSLEVDVVDVTTQSQDLTFVTPLTLPEVFAQPDEAFPTMAEILEHHEGQPLFHCTWLAELHKGHPLVLHKRGSSAMVLVSGLKGRKARQYFLVSQSYGGRLRRRPREFDSVYELYTASTRAPFLTVRVTRHSEELEEEGLPALSVGEQLEVLRCEKVKLPGGRTSQGEKNQTVEVVVCRRLQEVDDDEEDEEEEEESEEVHLPMYMQGHFVEKLTDNKKYSLKDLGKGFALPLDVKVVSRDAELETDPLVGFSSLRLEESTIQPMIQASLPGKPERCFEIPTHWLNMSLSFTNDPLPLAQEYHLETVTEVTDSFYYEFRKLTTSDEPPPPRPPKPSSRSKPSKATPSPSQPYAPCPPPKSGTLSLLSDLSLHSKKTQRPPAPLPPAITDDAPPLNPRKPMTGVKSGKAQPNTYVKSIGHKPNNKAAKYEVQADMDSNHDYEEMDDMVKRAQDSVLFY; encoded by the exons ATGGCAGGCACTGAAACAGTTATGTCCCTCCAAGAATTAATTGCATCCTTGGATCAAACTTGTCTGCCACGGATTCTACAGGTTTGCTCTGGGGTATACTTTCAAG GGTCTGTTTATGAGCTGTCGGGAAGCGAGGTGTGCCTGTCCACGGGGGACCTGGTGAAGGTCATCAACATCGAGCTCCTTTCTGTCAGCTGTGAGGACATCAGCAACAATGAGAATTttgagctgcccctcaaccatgCAG ATCTGTTCAAGCTGGTTCCAGAGGAGATGCCATACAGCACAGTAGAGGAGATGGTGAGCCTGAGGCCTGTAGGCCTGGACACCTGTCTTCCCTTCACCTTCACCAGCCGATGTGAGCTGACCTTTGAGAATTTCACCCTCGGGGCCGGGAGGGCCGTGACCATGCTGTCCATCGAGCAACAGGACGGGGGTGAGGAGAGCCGCGTCCGCTGTCAACTCCGAGGCCAGCAGGGGGCGTCGGCTGAAGTGCTAGTCCCCTTCTCCTGCCGTGGGGAGTTCTATGAGTGTGAGAGTGACCAGACCTACACCCTCCAGGAGATCATGTCCTCACCCCACCTCTGTAGCCGGCACTTTTGCTTCAGCAAGAAGACCAAGTACGGGGGATCGCTAGTCTTCAGCCCCATATACCAGGTTCAGGCCATCATGCACT TGAGGAAGAACATAGTCAAGTTCCCCTCCAGCTTGGAGGTGGATGTGGTCGACGTGACGACCCAATCCCAAGACTTGACATTTGTGACTCCGCTCACTCTGCCCGAGGTCTTTGCCCAGCCAGACGAGGCCTTCCCCACCATGGCTGAAATACTGGAGCACCATGAGGGCCAGCCTCTGTTCCACTGTACCTGGCTGGCTGAACTACACAAGGGCCATCCTCTCGTCCTTCACAAGCGTGGTTCCTCAGCCATGGTTCTGGTTTCGGGTCTCAAGGGGCGCAAGGCCCGCCAGTACTTCCTAGTGTCTCAGAGCTACGGGGGGCGGCTGCGACGGAGGCCGCGGGAGTTTGACTCGGTGTACGAGCTGTACACCGCCTCAACCCGGGCTCCGTTTCTCACGGTCAGGGTGACGCGGCACAgtgaggagctggaggaggaggggctTCCGGCGCTCAGTGTGGGTGAGCAGCTGGAGGTGCTGCGCTGCGAGAAGGTGAAGCTGCCTGGTGGAAGAACCAGCCAGGGGGAGAAGAACCAGACTGTGGAGGTCGTTGTATGTAGACGTCTCCAAGAAGTGgacgatgatgaggaggatgaagaagaggaggaggagagcgaggaggTCCACTTGCCCATGTATATGCAGGGCCACTTTGTGGAGAAGCTCACGGACAATAAGAAGTACAGCCTGAAGGACTTGGGCAAGGGCTTCGCTCTGCCGTTGGACGTTAAGGTGGTGAGCCGTGACGCAGAGCTGGAGACAGATCCTCTGGTGGGGTTCTCATCCCTGAGGCTGGAGGAGTCTACTATACAGCCCATGATACAGGCCAGCCTTCCAGGAAAGCCAGAGAGGTGCTTTGAGATACCCACTCACTGGCTTAACATGTCTTTGTCCTTTACTAACGACCCCTTGCCTTTGGCCCAAGAATATCACCTGGAGACAGTTACAGAGGTGACGGACTCATTCTATTACGAATTTAGAAAGCTCACCACATCAGATGAGCCCCCACCACCACGTCCACCAAAGCCGTCATCAAGATCAAAGCCTTCCAAGGCAACCCCTTCACCCTCACAACCATACGCCCCCTGCCCTCCACCCAAAAGCGGCACCCTTTCCCTGTTGAGTGATCTAAGTCTTCATAGCAAAAAGACTCAAAGGCCCCCTGCTCCTCTGCCTCCG GCTATCACGGATGATGCCCCTCCCCTGAATCCAAGAAAGCCTATGACCGGAGTCAAATCAGGCAAGGCTCAGCCAAACACTTACGTCAAGTCTATAGGTCACAAGCCCAACAATAAAG CGGCGAAATATGAAGTGCAAGCAGACATGGACAGCAACCATGACTATGAGGAAATGGACGACATGGTGAAAAGAGCACAGGACAGTGTTTTATTTTACTGA
- the LOC121562362 gene encoding protein THEMIS2 isoform X1 has translation MAGTETVMSLQELIASLDQTCLPRILQVCSGVYFQGSVYELSGSEVCLSTGDLVKVINIELLSVSCEDISNNENFELPLNHADLFKLVPEEMPYSTVEEMVSLRPVGLDTCLPFTFTSRCELTFENFTLGAGRAVTMLSIEQQDGGEESRVRCQLRGQQGASAEVLVPFSCRGEFYECESDQTYTLQEIMSSPHLCSRHFCFSKKTKYGGSLVFSPIYQVQAIMHLRKNIVKFPSSLEVDVVDVTTQSQDLTFVTPLTLPEVFAQPDEAFPTMAEILEHHEGQPLFHCTWLAELHKGHPLVLHKRGSSAMVLVSGLKGRKARQYFLVSQSYGGRLRRRPREFDSVYELYTASTRAPFLTVRVTRHSEELEEEGLPALSVGEQLEVLRCEKVKLPGGRTSQGEKNQTVEVVVCRRLQEVDDDEEDEEEEEESEEVHLPMYMQGHFVEKLTDNKKYSLKDLGKGFALPLDVKVVSRDAELETDPLVGFSSLRLEESTIQPMIQASLPGKPERCFEIPTHWLNMSLSFTNDPLPLAQEYHLETVTEVTDSFYYEFRKLTTSDEPPPPRPPKPSSRSKPSKATPSPSQPYAPCPPPKSGTLSLLSDLSLHSKKTQRPPAPLPPAITDDAPPLNPRKPMTGVKSGKAQPNTYVKSIGHKPNNKAAAKYEVQADMDSNHDYEEMDDMVKRAQDSVLFY, from the exons ATGGCAGGCACTGAAACAGTTATGTCCCTCCAAGAATTAATTGCATCCTTGGATCAAACTTGTCTGCCACGGATTCTACAGGTTTGCTCTGGGGTATACTTTCAAG GGTCTGTTTATGAGCTGTCGGGAAGCGAGGTGTGCCTGTCCACGGGGGACCTGGTGAAGGTCATCAACATCGAGCTCCTTTCTGTCAGCTGTGAGGACATCAGCAACAATGAGAATTttgagctgcccctcaaccatgCAG ATCTGTTCAAGCTGGTTCCAGAGGAGATGCCATACAGCACAGTAGAGGAGATGGTGAGCCTGAGGCCTGTAGGCCTGGACACCTGTCTTCCCTTCACCTTCACCAGCCGATGTGAGCTGACCTTTGAGAATTTCACCCTCGGGGCCGGGAGGGCCGTGACCATGCTGTCCATCGAGCAACAGGACGGGGGTGAGGAGAGCCGCGTCCGCTGTCAACTCCGAGGCCAGCAGGGGGCGTCGGCTGAAGTGCTAGTCCCCTTCTCCTGCCGTGGGGAGTTCTATGAGTGTGAGAGTGACCAGACCTACACCCTCCAGGAGATCATGTCCTCACCCCACCTCTGTAGCCGGCACTTTTGCTTCAGCAAGAAGACCAAGTACGGGGGATCGCTAGTCTTCAGCCCCATATACCAGGTTCAGGCCATCATGCACT TGAGGAAGAACATAGTCAAGTTCCCCTCCAGCTTGGAGGTGGATGTGGTCGACGTGACGACCCAATCCCAAGACTTGACATTTGTGACTCCGCTCACTCTGCCCGAGGTCTTTGCCCAGCCAGACGAGGCCTTCCCCACCATGGCTGAAATACTGGAGCACCATGAGGGCCAGCCTCTGTTCCACTGTACCTGGCTGGCTGAACTACACAAGGGCCATCCTCTCGTCCTTCACAAGCGTGGTTCCTCAGCCATGGTTCTGGTTTCGGGTCTCAAGGGGCGCAAGGCCCGCCAGTACTTCCTAGTGTCTCAGAGCTACGGGGGGCGGCTGCGACGGAGGCCGCGGGAGTTTGACTCGGTGTACGAGCTGTACACCGCCTCAACCCGGGCTCCGTTTCTCACGGTCAGGGTGACGCGGCACAgtgaggagctggaggaggaggggctTCCGGCGCTCAGTGTGGGTGAGCAGCTGGAGGTGCTGCGCTGCGAGAAGGTGAAGCTGCCTGGTGGAAGAACCAGCCAGGGGGAGAAGAACCAGACTGTGGAGGTCGTTGTATGTAGACGTCTCCAAGAAGTGgacgatgatgaggaggatgaagaagaggaggaggagagcgaggaggTCCACTTGCCCATGTATATGCAGGGCCACTTTGTGGAGAAGCTCACGGACAATAAGAAGTACAGCCTGAAGGACTTGGGCAAGGGCTTCGCTCTGCCGTTGGACGTTAAGGTGGTGAGCCGTGACGCAGAGCTGGAGACAGATCCTCTGGTGGGGTTCTCATCCCTGAGGCTGGAGGAGTCTACTATACAGCCCATGATACAGGCCAGCCTTCCAGGAAAGCCAGAGAGGTGCTTTGAGATACCCACTCACTGGCTTAACATGTCTTTGTCCTTTACTAACGACCCCTTGCCTTTGGCCCAAGAATATCACCTGGAGACAGTTACAGAGGTGACGGACTCATTCTATTACGAATTTAGAAAGCTCACCACATCAGATGAGCCCCCACCACCACGTCCACCAAAGCCGTCATCAAGATCAAAGCCTTCCAAGGCAACCCCTTCACCCTCACAACCATACGCCCCCTGCCCTCCACCCAAAAGCGGCACCCTTTCCCTGTTGAGTGATCTAAGTCTTCATAGCAAAAAGACTCAAAGGCCCCCTGCTCCTCTGCCTCCG GCTATCACGGATGATGCCCCTCCCCTGAATCCAAGAAAGCCTATGACCGGAGTCAAATCAGGCAAGGCTCAGCCAAACACTTACGTCAAGTCTATAGGTCACAAGCCCAACAATAAAG CAGCGGCGAAATATGAAGTGCAAGCAGACATGGACAGCAACCATGACTATGAGGAAATGGACGACATGGTGAAAAGAGCACAGGACAGTGTTTTATTTTACTGA
- the LOC121562363 gene encoding replication protein A 32 kDa subunit, which yields MWNQGGSYGESNMVGGYTQSPGGFASPAASQGGEKKGRQRAQQIVPCTVSQLMSAAQAEDVFRVGEVEVAQVTIVGIIRTTDKSMTNIQYKVDDMTGAPMDVKQWVDTEDPSVDSTVIPPGTYVKVSGNLRSFQNHRSVVAFSVRPLEDMNEITSHMLEVVQAHVLFSKPQTIMMGGGGGMNTSMVPMSRPGMGSNMGSGYSGANDMSANGLSPSQNQVLSLIRSCPDAQGISIQDLKQRLSGMSLAVIKQAVEFLSNEGHIFSTIDEDHFKSTDNDD from the exons ATGTGGAACCAAG GGGGATCATACGGTGAATCAAACATGGTTGGTGGATACACTCAGTCCCCGGGAGGATTCGCATCACCTGCTGCCTCCcagggaggagagaagaaaggG AGACAACGTGCCCAACAGATTGTCCCCTGCACAGTGTCCCAGCTCATGTCTGCTGCCCAAGCAGAGGATGTCTTCAGAGTGGGAGAGGTAGAGGTTGCCCAG GTTACCATTGTGGGCATCATCAGAACCACTGACAAATCCATGACCAACATCCAGTACAAAGTCGATGACATGACAGGGGCCCCTATGGACGTGAAGCAGTGGGTAGATACGGAG GATCCCAGTGTGGACAGCACTGTCATCCCGCCAGGCACTTACGTCAAGGTCTCTGGCAATTTGCGTTCCTTCCAG AACCACAGGTCTGTGGTGGCGTTCAGCGTCCGGCCCCTAGAGGACATGAACGAGATCACCTCCCACATGCTGGAGGTGGTGCAGGCACACGTACTGTTCAGCAAACCACAGACTATtatg atgggcggaggagggggaatgAACACTAGCATGGTGCCCATGTCACGGCCGGGAATGGGTAGCAACATGGGAAGTGGATACTCGGGTGCCAACGACATGTCCGCTAACGGCCTGAGCCCGAGCCAGAACCAG GTGCTGAGCTTGATAAGGAGCTGTCCAGACGCACAGGGTATCAGCATACAGGATTTGAAGCAGAGACTCAGCGGCATGAGCTTGGCTGTCATCAA GCAAGCAGTGGAGTTCCTCAGCAACGAAGGACACATCTTCTCCACCATCGACGAGGATCACTTCAAGTCTACGGACAATGACGACTAA